A genomic region of Pontibaca methylaminivorans contains the following coding sequences:
- the mnhG gene encoding monovalent cation/H(+) antiporter subunit G, whose product MSRFDALPPLVLVLVAVLLILGSTLAFLGAVGLIRLQSFYQRLHAPTLGTTLGVTLIAMASALLFSFLGGRVVLHELVIVVLVVATTPATLITLGRAALRRDRTKEDPTLPPVQRAHFTPPRD is encoded by the coding sequence ATGAGCCGTTTCGACGCCCTTCCCCCTCTTGTGCTGGTGCTGGTCGCGGTGCTGCTGATCCTCGGCTCCACCCTTGCCTTTCTGGGCGCGGTCGGGCTGATCCGCCTGCAGTCCTTCTATCAGCGCCTGCATGCGCCGACGCTGGGCACGACGCTCGGGGTGACGCTGATCGCGATGGCCTCGGCGCTGCTGTTTTCCTTTCTCGGCGGGCGCGTGGTCCTGCATGAGCTGGTGATCGTGGTGCTGGTGGTGGCCACGACCCCGGCGACGCTGATCACGCTGGGGCGCGCAGCGCTGCGGCGCGACCGCACCAAGGAGGATCCGACCCTGCCGCCGGTGCAGCGGGCGCACTTTACCCCACCTCGCGACTGA
- a CDS encoding uroporphyrinogen-III synthase has translation MAKPTLLMTRPPAASERFVAALPAVLRDGLAVHHSPLLRIVPLTPRVEFGDARGIVFTSENGVATASGLTERRDLPVYCVGAWTTRKAREAGWQAVMLGENAAEMIAAMQADPPEGPLLHLRGRHGSADIAGALAPIGCELRVQVIYEQELLELDHRAQALLAGPGVVIAPLFSPRTAQQFVQSAPAREGSAGALRLAAISEAAARPLRAMKPEQLVIATRPTAGALADAVSRLAGMAQIP, from the coding sequence ATGGCGAAACCCACCTTGCTGATGACCCGCCCCCCGGCCGCGAGCGAACGGTTCGTCGCCGCGCTGCCCGCCGTGCTGCGTGATGGGCTCGCGGTGCATCACTCTCCCCTGCTGCGGATCGTGCCGCTGACGCCGAGGGTCGAATTTGGTGATGCGCGCGGTATCGTGTTCACATCGGAAAACGGCGTTGCCACCGCGTCGGGCCTGACAGAACGGCGCGATCTGCCGGTTTACTGCGTCGGTGCCTGGACCACGCGAAAGGCGCGCGAGGCCGGGTGGCAAGCGGTAATGCTTGGTGAAAACGCGGCCGAGATGATCGCCGCCATGCAGGCCGACCCCCCGGAGGGGCCGCTTCTGCATCTGCGCGGACGCCATGGCAGCGCCGACATCGCCGGGGCGCTCGCGCCCATCGGCTGCGAACTCCGGGTGCAGGTGATCTACGAGCAGGAGCTTCTTGAACTCGACCACAGGGCGCAGGCGCTTCTTGCCGGGCCGGGCGTGGTGATCGCGCCGCTTTTCTCTCCGCGCACCGCGCAGCAATTCGTCCAAAGCGCGCCGGCAAGGGAGGGCTCGGCCGGGGCTCTCCGGCTCGCCGCGATCAGCGAGGCCGCCGCCCGCCCCTTGCGCGCAATGAAGCCGGAGCAGCTTGTCATCGCCACCCGCCCGACCGCCGGGGCGCTTGCCGATGCAGTCAGCCGGCTGGCCGGGATGGCGCAAATTCCATAG
- a CDS encoding Na+/H+ antiporter subunit E — MSRLVPHPLMSATLLLAWLLLTRFSVGMALLGAAVALIAGLAMAPLGMPAVRIRNWTKVIRLLGIVSVDVVRSNIAVVRLILSGPDACAARASFLELDMSLRDRHALTVLAVIITSTPGTTWVEYDPESGRLMLHVLDLIDAAYLTRQIHERYEALLLEIFE, encoded by the coding sequence ATGAGCCGCCTCGTGCCCCATCCGCTGATGTCGGCCACGCTGCTGCTTGCCTGGCTGCTGCTGACCCGGTTTTCGGTGGGCATGGCGCTGCTCGGGGCGGCGGTGGCGCTGATCGCGGGGCTCGCCATGGCGCCGCTCGGCATGCCAGCGGTGCGCATCCGCAACTGGACCAAGGTGATCCGGCTTCTGGGGATCGTTTCCGTCGATGTCGTGCGCTCGAACATCGCCGTGGTCCGGCTGATCCTGTCCGGGCCCGACGCCTGTGCCGCGCGGGCGAGCTTTCTCGAACTGGACATGTCCCTGCGCGACCGCCATGCGCTGACCGTGCTGGCGGTGATCATCACCTCGACACCGGGCACGACCTGGGTAGAATATGACCCCGAAAGCGGCCGGCTGATGCTGCATGTGCTCGACCTGATCGACGCGGCCTATCTCACCCGGCAGATCCACGAACGCTACGAGGCGCTTTTGCTGGAGATCTTCGAATGA
- a CDS encoding K+/H+ antiporter subunit F yields the protein MSLLFLQIAFVYAQVALGAALVLACWRMMLGPRAQDRVLGMDTMYFIALLLIIVLGMRYASPFFFEAALVIALLGFVTTVSLAKFLMRGEVIE from the coding sequence ATGAGCCTGCTGTTCCTGCAGATCGCCTTTGTCTATGCGCAGGTCGCGCTCGGGGCGGCGCTGGTGCTGGCCTGCTGGCGGATGATGCTCGGCCCGCGGGCGCAGGACCGGGTGCTGGGCATGGACACGATGTATTTCATCGCGCTCCTGCTGATCATCGTTCTGGGGATGCGCTATGCCAGCCCGTTCTTTTTCGAGGCGGCGCTGGTGATCGCGCTGCTTGGTTTCGTGACCACGGTTTCGCTGGCAAAATTCCTCATGCGCGGCGAGGTGATCGAATGA
- a CDS encoding metal ABC transporter substrate-binding protein: MSSRFAHFLGTVAAGAMLAGPAAADESRMKVVTTFTVLADMARNVAGDAADVVSITVPGAEIHEYEPTPRDIVRAQDADLILSNGLGLERWFQKFLDQLGDLPSAEVSAGIEPLSISGGEYDGKPNPHAWMGLENAVIYVDNMQAALAANDPDNAEAYAANADAYKEKLRAELDPLRAIIAAVPEENRWLVSCEGAFSYLARDLDMQELFLWPVNADQTGTPKQVKQVIDGVREHDVPAVFCESTVNSAPAKQVARETGAAFGGILYVDSLSKPDGPVPTYLDLLRVTTETIARGLSGAEKDAR, translated from the coding sequence ATGTCGTCAAGATTTGCGCATTTCCTCGGAACGGTGGCCGCCGGTGCGATGCTGGCCGGGCCGGCTGCGGCGGACGAGTCGCGCATGAAGGTGGTCACGACCTTTACCGTTCTGGCCGACATGGCAAGGAATGTGGCCGGTGACGCGGCCGATGTGGTCTCGATCACGGTGCCGGGGGCCGAGATTCACGAATACGAGCCGACGCCGCGCGACATCGTGCGGGCGCAGGATGCAGATCTGATCCTGTCGAACGGGCTGGGCCTGGAACGCTGGTTCCAGAAGTTCCTGGATCAGCTTGGCGACCTGCCCTCGGCCGAGGTGTCGGCAGGAATCGAGCCGCTTTCGATCTCGGGCGGGGAATACGACGGCAAGCCGAATCCCCATGCCTGGATGGGGCTCGAAAACGCGGTGATCTATGTCGACAACATGCAGGCCGCCCTTGCCGCGAACGACCCCGACAATGCCGAAGCCTATGCCGCCAACGCCGATGCCTACAAGGAAAAGCTGCGGGCCGAGCTCGACCCGCTGCGGGCGATCATCGCCGCGGTTCCCGAGGAAAACCGCTGGCTGGTCAGTTGCGAGGGGGCCTTCAGCTATCTGGCCCGCGACCTCGACATGCAGGAGCTGTTCCTCTGGCCGGTGAATGCCGACCAGACCGGCACGCCGAAACAGGTCAAGCAGGTGATCGACGGCGTGCGGGAACACGATGTCCCGGCCGTGTTCTGCGAAAGCACGGTGAACAGCGCCCCGGCGAAGCAGGTCGCGCGCGAAACCGGCGCGGCCTTTGGCGGTATCCTCTATGTGGACAGCCTGTCAAAACCGGACGGTCCGGTGCCGACCTATCTCGACCTGCTGCGGGTCACGACCGAAACCATCGCCAGAGGGCTTTCCGGCGCCGAAAAGGATGCAAGATGA
- a CDS encoding NAD(P)H-dependent glycerol-3-phosphate dehydrogenase — MNISVIGAGAFGTALAISLAAKGPVRLWARDAGQAREMQERRENARYLPGIAFPPGLEVGADFPQGSEHAIMLLAVPMQQLRGVLNERAEALDGAVLVACCKGIELGSGAGPLSVITDTLPGAPHALLTGPSFASDIARGLPTALTLAASDAAQGRRLQERLSTRNIRLYRTTDVIGAELGGALKNVVAIGCGAAIGAGLGASARAALMTRGYAEMQRMARAMGARTRTLAGLSGFGDLVLTCTSEQSRNYRLGLAIGGGREFDSGITVEGAATARAVAARAPDLGLDMPITDTVVALLDRRVTPADAMARLLARPLKEE, encoded by the coding sequence ATGAACATCAGCGTGATCGGTGCGGGCGCCTTCGGCACGGCGCTGGCGATCTCGCTCGCGGCGAAGGGGCCGGTGCGGCTCTGGGCGCGCGACGCCGGGCAGGCCCGCGAGATGCAGGAGCGGCGCGAAAACGCCCGTTACCTGCCCGGCATCGCCTTCCCGCCGGGGCTGGAGGTCGGCGCCGATTTCCCGCAAGGGTCCGAACATGCGATCATGCTGCTGGCGGTGCCGATGCAGCAGTTGCGCGGGGTTCTGAACGAACGCGCAGAGGCCCTCGACGGGGCGGTGCTGGTGGCCTGCTGCAAGGGGATCGAGCTCGGCAGCGGTGCCGGCCCGTTGTCGGTGATCACCGACACGCTCCCCGGTGCTCCCCACGCCCTGCTCACCGGGCCGAGCTTTGCCAGTGACATCGCCCGCGGCCTGCCGACCGCGCTGACGCTCGCGGCAAGTGATGCGGCACAGGGCCGCCGGCTGCAGGAGCGGCTTTCGACCCGCAATATCCGGCTTTATCGCACGACGGACGTGATCGGGGCCGAGCTTGGCGGGGCGCTCAAGAACGTGGTGGCGATCGGCTGCGGCGCGGCGATCGGGGCCGGGCTCGGCGCCAGCGCACGGGCGGCGCTGATGACGCGGGGCTATGCCGAAATGCAGCGCATGGCGCGGGCGATGGGGGCACGGACGCGCACGCTTGCCGGGCTTTCGGGATTCGGGGATCTGGTCCTGACCTGCACGTCCGAACAGTCGCGGAACTATCGCCTCGGGCTCGCCATCGGCGGGGGGCGGGAGTTCGACTCCGGCATCACCGTCGAGGGGGCGGCAACCGCAAGGGCGGTCGCGGCGCGGGCCCCGGATCTGGGGCTCGACATGCCGATCACCGATACGGTCGTGGCCCTGCTCGACCGGCGGGTGACGCCGGCGGATGCGATGGCGAGGCTGCTTGCCCGGCCGCTGAAAGAGGAATGA
- a CDS encoding heme biosynthesis protein HemY, producing the protein MLWSLIKILLFIAVIGALALGASHLMDIEGGVQVTMAGTEYTFGPLHTVIALLLLVVAVWLLLLVLSGLVALFRFLKGDETALSRRFERKREKRGLRAVTEAVLALASGEGRAALKEARRVEKYLDDPALAELLKAQAAELSGETALAAESYRKLIENDHTRFVGVRGALRQRLAKGDRETARKLAERALALKPAHEETQDILLRLQAQAHDWAGARQTLSAKRRSGTIPKDVYTRRDAVLALSEARDVIRTDAGVAAQESAIEANRLSPDLIPAAVMAARAYIAQDQQRKAAKVIRKAWEVRPHPDLAAAFAEIRPAETPQERLSRFEALTRTHPYHQETRLLRAELNIAAEDFPEARRALGDLTDGDGDARAFTLMAAVARGEGASDAVVEGWLTRALNAPRGPRWVCENCRHAHAEWAPICSNCQSFDTLSWKASESPRPGGDVPASVVQSSLLPLIVGRDPGPDIDRDPGEGPDPEPGPGGAPDLGPIPEANLVDLPRAGDPDQGGTDKSGDAARK; encoded by the coding sequence ATGCTCTGGTCGCTGATCAAGATCCTGTTGTTCATCGCCGTCATCGGCGCGCTTGCGCTCGGGGCGAGCCACCTCATGGACATCGAAGGCGGCGTGCAGGTCACCATGGCCGGCACCGAATATACCTTCGGCCCGCTGCACACGGTGATCGCGCTGCTGCTGCTGGTTGTCGCGGTATGGCTTTTGCTGCTGGTGCTGTCCGGGCTGGTGGCGCTGTTCCGTTTTCTCAAGGGGGACGAGACCGCGCTGTCACGCCGCTTCGAGCGCAAGCGCGAGAAACGCGGGCTGCGGGCGGTGACCGAGGCGGTGCTGGCGCTGGCCTCGGGCGAGGGGCGCGCCGCGCTGAAGGAAGCGCGCCGGGTCGAGAAATACCTTGACGATCCGGCGCTTGCCGAACTGCTCAAGGCGCAGGCCGCCGAGCTTTCCGGCGAGACCGCGCTTGCCGCCGAAAGCTATCGCAAGCTGATCGAGAATGATCACACCCGTTTCGTCGGCGTGCGCGGCGCATTGCGGCAGCGGCTTGCGAAGGGCGATCGCGAGACGGCGCGCAAGCTGGCGGAACGGGCACTGGCGCTGAAGCCCGCCCATGAGGAAACGCAGGACATCCTGCTGCGGCTGCAGGCGCAGGCCCATGACTGGGCGGGCGCCCGCCAGACCCTGAGCGCGAAGCGCCGCTCGGGCACGATCCCGAAGGACGTCTATACGCGGCGCGACGCGGTGCTGGCGCTGTCCGAAGCGCGCGACGTGATCCGGACCGATGCGGGGGTTGCGGCACAGGAAAGCGCGATCGAGGCGAACCGGCTGTCGCCCGACCTGATCCCGGCGGCGGTGATGGCCGCGCGCGCCTATATCGCGCAGGACCAGCAGCGCAAGGCGGCAAAGGTGATCCGCAAGGCGTGGGAGGTCCGCCCGCACCCCGATCTGGCCGCCGCATTCGCCGAAATCCGCCCCGCCGAGACCCCGCAGGAGCGGCTTTCGCGCTTCGAGGCGCTGACCCGCACCCATCCCTATCATCAGGAAACCCGCCTGTTGCGGGCCGAACTGAATATCGCCGCCGAGGATTTTCCCGAGGCGCGCCGCGCGCTCGGCGATCTGACGGACGGTGACGGCGATGCGCGGGCCTTTACCCTGATGGCGGCCGTCGCGCGCGGCGAAGGCGCGTCGGATGCGGTGGTCGAGGGCTGGCTGACCCGTGCGCTGAACGCGCCGCGCGGCCCGCGCTGGGTCTGCGAGAACTGCCGGCATGCCCATGCGGAATGGGCGCCGATCTGCAGCAACTGCCAGAGCTTCGACACTCTGAGCTGGAAAGCGTCCGAATCCCCGCGCCCGGGCGGCGACGTGCCGGCAAGCGTGGTGCAATCGAGCCTCCTGCCACTGATCGTCGGCCGCGATCCGGGTCCCGATATCGACCGCGATCCGGGGGAAGGGCCGGACCCGGAACCCGGCCCCGGCGGTGCCCCGGACCTGGGCCCGATACCCGAGGCCAATCTTGTCGATCTGCCGCGCGCCGGCGATCCCGATCAGGGCGGCACGGACAAAAGCGGCGACGCGGCGCGGAAATAA
- a CDS encoding manganese/iron ABC transporter ATP-binding protein, giving the protein MQTAPRPRAGEDAPGGGITARDVTVTYRNGHTALRNASFAIPKGTITGLVGVNGAGKSTLFKAIMGFVPVAKGEIRLLGRSIREALRQNFVAYVPQAEEVDWSFPVLVEDVVMMGRYGHMGFLRRPSAADRAAVDAALSRVNMQDYRHRQIGELSGGQKKRVFLARALAQEGRVILLDEPFTGVDVKTEEQIIALLRELRAEGRVMLVSTHNLGSVPEFCDRVVLVKGTVLAHGPTGTTFTRANLERAFGGVLRQFTLGGEALHEDDDRRRVTIYSDDERPLVHYADRIHTQEGGP; this is encoded by the coding sequence ATGCAGACGGCCCCGCGGCCCCGGGCCGGCGAAGACGCGCCCGGCGGCGGAATCACCGCGCGGGACGTGACCGTGACCTATCGCAACGGGCACACCGCCCTGCGCAACGCCAGTTTTGCGATTCCGAAGGGAACCATCACCGGCCTGGTCGGAGTCAACGGAGCCGGGAAATCGACCCTGTTCAAGGCGATCATGGGCTTCGTGCCGGTTGCAAAAGGGGAAATCCGCCTGCTCGGGCGCTCGATCCGCGAGGCGCTCAGGCAGAATTTCGTCGCCTATGTCCCGCAGGCCGAAGAGGTGGACTGGTCCTTCCCGGTGCTGGTCGAGGACGTGGTGATGATGGGGCGCTACGGGCATATGGGCTTTCTGCGCCGCCCATCGGCAGCCGACCGGGCGGCGGTGGATGCGGCGCTGTCCCGCGTGAACATGCAGGACTATCGCCACCGCCAGATCGGCGAGCTTTCGGGGGGTCAGAAAAAGCGGGTCTTTCTGGCGCGCGCGCTCGCGCAGGAGGGGCGGGTGATCCTGCTTGACGAGCCCTTCACCGGCGTGGACGTCAAGACCGAGGAACAGATCATCGCCCTGCTGCGCGAGTTGCGGGCCGAGGGGCGGGTGATGCTGGTCTCGACCCACAACCTCGGCTCGGTGCCCGAATTCTGCGACCGGGTGGTGCTGGTCAAGGGCACGGTGCTGGCCCATGGCCCGACCGGGACGACCTTTACCCGCGCCAACCTCGAACGCGCCTTCGGCGGTGTGCTGCGCCAGTTCACGCTGGGCGGCGAGGCCCTGCACGAGGATGACGACCGCCGCCGCGTCACCATCTACAGCGACGACGAACGGCCGCTGGTCCATTATGCCGATCGCATCCATACGCAGGAGGGCGGGCCGTGA
- the tsaD gene encoding tRNA (adenosine(37)-N6)-threonylcarbamoyltransferase complex transferase subunit TsaD, with the protein MMTVTVLGLESSCDDTAAAVVRGTSGKARILSSVVHGQDALHAGYGGVVPEIAARAHAEKLDLCVMRALAEAGVTLGDLDAVAVTAGPGLIGGVLAGVMCAKGICAATGLPLIGVNHLAGHALTPRLTDEVAWPYLVLLVSGGHCQFLIARGHDDFTRLGGTIDDAPGEAFDKVARLLGLPQPGGPAVESEARKGDPARFAFPRPLLDRPGCDLSFSGLKTALLRQRDLIVREKGGITRQDRADLCAGFQQAVADVLAEKSRRALAHYTALAPAAPIMAVAGGVAANGVIRAALKEACAGAGVEFLAPPLALCTDNAAMIAYAGIERHLAGAHDDMTLSARPRWPLDGRAPPMLGSGRKGARA; encoded by the coding sequence ATGATGACGGTAACGGTTCTGGGGCTGGAAAGCAGTTGTGACGACACCGCCGCCGCCGTGGTGCGTGGAACGTCCGGCAAGGCACGGATCCTTTCCTCGGTGGTTCACGGACAGGATGCGCTTCATGCCGGTTACGGCGGCGTCGTGCCCGAGATCGCGGCGCGCGCCCATGCGGAAAAGCTGGATCTCTGCGTGATGCGGGCGCTGGCCGAGGCGGGCGTGACCCTTGGCGATCTTGACGCGGTCGCGGTGACGGCGGGCCCCGGGCTCATCGGCGGGGTGCTCGCCGGGGTGATGTGCGCGAAAGGCATCTGCGCCGCGACCGGCCTGCCGCTGATCGGGGTGAACCATCTGGCCGGGCATGCGCTCACCCCGCGCCTGACCGACGAGGTTGCCTGGCCCTACCTCGTTCTGCTGGTATCGGGCGGGCATTGCCAGTTCCTGATCGCGCGGGGACATGACGATTTCACCCGGCTCGGCGGCACCATCGACGATGCGCCGGGCGAAGCCTTCGACAAGGTTGCGCGCCTTCTCGGCCTGCCGCAGCCCGGCGGCCCCGCAGTCGAATCCGAAGCCCGGAAGGGCGATCCGGCGCGATTCGCCTTTCCGCGCCCGCTGCTTGACCGGCCCGGGTGCGATCTGTCCTTTTCCGGGCTGAAAACCGCGCTGCTGCGCCAGCGTGACCTGATCGTGCGCGAAAAGGGCGGCATCACGCGGCAGGACCGCGCCGACCTCTGCGCGGGGTTTCAGCAGGCGGTCGCGGATGTTCTGGCCGAGAAATCGCGCCGCGCGCTTGCCCATTATACCGCGCTTGCGCCCGCCGCCCCGATCATGGCCGTGGCCGGCGGGGTGGCGGCGAACGGCGTGATCCGCGCGGCGCTGAAAGAAGCCTGCGCCGGGGCGGGGGTTGAATTTCTTGCACCCCCGCTTGCGCTCTGCACCGACAATGCGGCCATGATCGCCTATGCCGGAATCGAACGCCATCTTGCCGGGGCGCATGACGACATGACGCTTTCGGCGCGGCCGCGCTGGCCGCTCGACGGCAGGGCCCCGCCCATGCTGGGCAGTGGCCGGAAAGGAGCACGGGCATGA
- the epsE gene encoding exopolysaccharide biosynthesis GT4 family glycosyltransferase EpsE codes for MLRIGFFIPEFPGQTHIFLWRERQALAELGIETDLISTRLPPRAVTSHAWAAEAQRQTRYLLPVGMAGMAAALAEMLRNPAGALRGIAAAMRAETTGGAKQRLRMLGLLLMGARLKRIARQQGWNHVHTHSCADSLNIAMLAERLGGPGYSLTLHGPTLEGYGVNQRQKWRHARFATIISRVLMREAERQIGVDLPSVINLAPMGVDLEQIRRATPWQAPDATGPIRIFSCGRLNAVKGHDDLVEVISLLRDRGLDARLEIAGEDEQGGSGYRRELEALIVQRGLGDQVRLLGAVSETVVRESLERAHIFALASLNEGISVAIMEAMAMEMPVVVTDVGGNHELIDSGHDAILVPASDPAAMADEIAGLIADPGRAARLARASRARVAADFHHRRSAEAVADGLARTLPGAPSLAPAPATPGV; via the coding sequence ATGCTGCGAATTGGTTTCTTCATTCCCGAATTTCCCGGGCAGACCCATATATTCCTTTGGCGTGAACGTCAGGCGCTGGCCGAACTGGGGATCGAAACCGACCTGATTTCCACCCGGCTGCCGCCGCGCGCCGTGACCTCGCATGCCTGGGCGGCCGAGGCGCAGCGCCAGACCCGTTACCTCCTGCCGGTCGGGATGGCGGGGATGGCCGCCGCCCTGGCCGAGATGCTGCGCAACCCGGCCGGCGCCCTGCGCGGGATTGCCGCCGCCATGCGGGCGGAAACGACGGGGGGTGCGAAACAGCGGCTGCGCATGCTGGGCCTGCTGCTCATGGGGGCGCGGCTCAAGCGGATCGCGCGGCAGCAGGGCTGGAATCATGTCCATACCCATAGCTGCGCCGACAGCCTGAACATCGCCATGCTGGCCGAGCGCCTGGGCGGTCCCGGTTACAGCCTCACGCTGCATGGCCCGACGCTCGAGGGCTACGGCGTCAATCAGCGGCAGAAATGGCGCCATGCACGCTTTGCCACGATCATCTCGCGGGTGCTGATGCGCGAGGCCGAGCGGCAGATCGGCGTGGACCTTCCGTCGGTCATCAACCTGGCGCCGATGGGGGTGGACCTTGAGCAGATCCGCCGCGCAACGCCCTGGCAGGCGCCGGACGCCACCGGTCCGATACGGATCTTTTCCTGCGGGCGGCTCAACGCGGTGAAGGGGCACGACGATCTGGTCGAGGTCATATCGCTGCTGCGGGATCGCGGCCTTGACGCACGGCTCGAGATTGCGGGCGAGGACGAACAGGGCGGATCGGGCTATCGGCGCGAACTAGAAGCCCTGATTGTGCAGCGGGGGCTTGGCGATCAGGTTCGGCTGCTGGGCGCAGTCAGCGAAACCGTGGTGCGCGAATCGCTGGAGCGGGCGCATATCTTCGCTCTGGCCAGCCTGAACGAGGGCATCTCGGTCGCGATCATGGAGGCCATGGCGATGGAGATGCCGGTGGTCGTGACCGATGTCGGCGGCAATCACGAACTGATCGACAGCGGCCATGACGCGATTCTCGTCCCCGCCTCGGATCCGGCGGCGATGGCCGACGAAATCGCGGGGCTGATCGCAGATCCGGGGCGCGCCGCACGGCTGGCCCGGGCGTCGCGGGCGCGAGTCGCGGCCGATTTTCATCACCGGCGCAGTGCCGAAGCGGTGGCCGACGGCCTGGCCCGAACCCTCCCCGGCGCGCCGTCTCTGGCTCCCGCGCCCGCGACACCGGGGGTCTGA
- a CDS encoding metal ABC transporter permease, translated as MTSLLEPFSYGYMTNAMWVSALVGGVCAFLSAFLMLKGWSLIGDALSHSVVPGVAGAYMLGLPFALGAFISGGLAAAAMLFLSNRSGLKTDVVIGLIFSAFFGLGLFMVSIRPMGFSVQTITMGNILAITPQDTLQLAIIGLTSLAVLLAKWKDLLVVFFDENHARSIGLHPRLLKAVFFTLLSACVVAGMQTVGAFLVIALVVTPGATAYLLCDRFPRLILLAVLIGTLTSFLGAYLSYFLNGATGGIIVCLQTLIFLAAFVWAPKHGLLAARARARQASRDEGVRP; from the coding sequence GTGACCTCGTTGCTTGAGCCGTTCAGCTACGGCTACATGACCAATGCCATGTGGGTTTCGGCGCTGGTCGGCGGCGTCTGCGCCTTCCTGTCCGCCTTTCTGATGCTCAAGGGCTGGTCGCTGATCGGCGATGCGCTTTCGCATTCGGTGGTGCCGGGGGTGGCGGGCGCCTATATGCTGGGGCTGCCCTTCGCGCTTGGCGCCTTCATCTCGGGCGGGCTTGCGGCGGCGGCCATGCTGTTCCTGTCGAACCGGTCCGGGCTCAAGACCGACGTGGTGATCGGGCTGATCTTTTCGGCGTTCTTCGGGCTCGGCCTGTTCATGGTGTCGATCCGGCCCATGGGATTTTCGGTGCAGACCATCACCATGGGCAACATCCTTGCGATCACGCCGCAGGATACGCTGCAACTGGCCATCATCGGGCTGACCTCGCTGGCCGTGCTGCTGGCCAAGTGGAAGGATCTGCTCGTGGTGTTCTTTGATGAAAACCACGCGCGCTCGATCGGTCTGCACCCGCGCCTGCTCAAGGCCGTGTTCTTCACCCTGCTGTCGGCCTGCGTCGTGGCGGGGATGCAGACGGTCGGGGCGTTTCTGGTCATCGCGCTCGTGGTGACGCCGGGGGCCACGGCCTATCTGCTCTGCGACCGCTTTCCGCGGCTGATCCTGCTCGCGGTGCTGATCGGCACGCTGACCAGCTTTCTCGGCGCCTACCTGTCCTATTTCCTGAACGGCGCAACCGGCGGCATCATCGTCTGCCTGCAGACGCTGATCTTTCTGGCGGCCTTTGTCTGGGCGCCGAAACACGGGCTGCTGGCGGCCCGCGCCCGGGCACGGCAGGCATCGAGGGACGAAGGGGTGCGGCCATGA